Proteins encoded in a region of the Rutidosis leptorrhynchoides isolate AG116_Rl617_1_P2 chromosome 9, CSIRO_AGI_Rlap_v1, whole genome shotgun sequence genome:
- the LOC139868723 gene encoding uncharacterized protein: MTGSNSDINVLNQSPIFDKLKNRTFPSAPFKVNMHEYNKGYYLADGIYPDWATLVKGYSCPTEEPTIKFTRFQASARKDIERAFGVLQGRFHIIRITSRSMSVNRMRRVMECCLILHNMILEDNGFAFSKWEERFTTEEMENGMERIRNRGRDRDIIAREIRDRDMHNQLTEDLVEHI, from the coding sequence ATGACGGGTTCCAACAGTGATATTAACGTTTTGAACCAATCACCTATATTTGATAAACTTAAGAACCGAACATTTCCATCCGCACCATTTAAGGTAAATATGCATGAATATAACAAAGGATATTACCTTGCGGATGGTATATATCCCGATTGGGCAACTTTAGTTAAAGGATATTCATGTCCTACTGAAGAACCAACGATTAAGTTTACAAGATTTCAAGCTAGTGCCCGAAAGGATATAGAGAGGGCGTTTGGGGTTCTTCAAGGTCGTTTTCATATTATACGCATAACTTCACGAAGTATGTCAGTTAACAGGATGCGAAGAGTGATGGAATGTTGTCTCATATTACATAACATGATACTTGAAGATAACGGCTTTGCATTTTCTAAATGGGAAGAAAGATTCACCACCGAAGAAATGGAAAATGGTATGGAACGTATACGAAACAGAGGACGAGATCGAGATATCATCGCAAGAGAAATAAGGGATCGAGATATGCACAACCAACTTACCGAGGATTTAGTCGAGCATATTTGA
- the LOC139866876 gene encoding zinc finger protein CONSTANS-LIKE 2-like has product MLNENMSNSCIKNSTKRAHVCETCRSSPSTIYCEADSAFLCNRCDTTIHVANQLSSRHKRVWVCEACEEAPAAFLCKADAASLCTNCDKVIHSANPLSQRHHRVPVMPVSGLVDGTIDDQDEDEAASWLLFDGPVKNGQDENGDTNAFLFDEERSVDEYLNLFEYTSCQESNFSEDHQCNNMQFDSEYKYSKYMNDASHNNNDNIQQYADSVVPVQFGEIKKHHQFHQQNYQNNKFEFGLDYETSNSGYRYPASLGLSASKSSLDVRVVPESTITDFSISNPRTPQGTIALFSNFIQMPTQDTPIDRKARVLRYMEKKKTRKFEKTIRYASRKAYAETRPRVKGRFAKRTNVVIEVDQMFSSTLMNEGGYCIVPSF; this is encoded by the exons ATGTTAAACGAAAATATGAGTAACTCATGTATAAAAAACAGCACCAAAAGAGCCCATGTATGCGAGACATGTCGGTCTAGCCCAAGCACAATATATTGTGAAGCCGACTCAGCGTTCCTCTGCAATCGATGTGACACAACGATTCATGTGGCTAACCAGTTGTCATCGCGACATAAGCGCGTGTGGGTTTGCGAAGCATGTGAAGAAGCTCCCGCTGCCTTTTTATGCAAGGCAGATGCCGCCTCACTTTGTACTAATTGTGATAAAGTTATTCATTCTGCAAACCCTTTATCACAACGCCACCACCGGGTCCCAGTTATGCCTGTTTCAGGGTTGGTTGATGGAACTATTGATGATCAAGATGAAGATGAAGCAGCATCATGGCTGTTATTTGATGGGCCAGTCAAGAATGGTCAAGATGAAAATGGGGACACAAACGCGTTCTTGTTTGATGAAGAAAGGAGTGTGGATGAGTATTTGAACCTTTTTGAGTATACTTCTTGTCAAGAATCCAACTTTAGTGAAGATCATCAATGCAATAATATGCAATTTGATAGTGAGTATAAGTACTCTAAGTATATGAATGATGcaagtcataataataatgataatattcaacAATATGCTGATAGCGTGGTGCCGGTTCAATTTGGGGAGATAAAGAAGCAtcatcagtttcatcaacaaaattACCAAAATAACAAATTTGAATTTGGGCTGGACTATGAGACCTCAAATAGTGGCTATAGATACCCTGCTTCACTTGGTCTTAGT GCTTCCAAGTCATCTTTGGATGTTCGAGTTGTACCGGAATCCACAATAACAGACTTTTCGATCTCAAATCCAAGAACACCACAAGGAACGATCGCCTTATTCTCGAATTTTATTCAGATGCCAACACAAGATACTCCAATAGACAGGAAGGCAAGAGTACTAAGGTACAtggagaagaagaaaacaagaaaattTGAGAAAACGATTAGGTACGCATCTAGGAAAGCGTACGCTGAAACAAGGCCAAGGGTCAAAGGCCGTTTTGCGAAGAGAACAAATGTTGTTATCGAAGTAGACCAAATGTTTTCATCAACACTAATGAATGAAGGTGGTTACTGCATTGTTCCATCTTTTTAG